In Gossypium raimondii isolate GPD5lz chromosome 12, ASM2569854v1, whole genome shotgun sequence, a single window of DNA contains:
- the LOC105763018 gene encoding pathogenesis-related protein 1, with the protein MEFSKVSTLALTCLVGLVLVLPSHAQDSQQDYLNAHNTARAAVGVGPMTWDNTVAAYAENYAKQRIADCNLVHSGGPYGENIAWGSADLSGTDAVNMWVNEKANYNYNSNRCAAGKVCGHYTQVVWRNSVHLGCAKVKCNNGGTFIVCNYSPRGNIVGQKPY; encoded by the coding sequence ATGGAGTTTTCAAAGGTTTCTACCCTAGCTCTTACTTGTCTCGTGGGGTTAGTCTTGGTCCTTCCCTCCCATGCCCAAGACTCACAACAAGACTACCTCAACGCTCACAACACAGCTCGAGCGGCTGTCGGCGTTGGTCCCATGACTTGGGACAACACCGTAGCTGCCTATGCAGAGAACTATGCTAAGCAGCGCATCGCTGATTGCAACCTTGTGCACTCCGGTGGACCTTATGGTGAGAACATTGCTTGGGGCAGTGCTGACCTATCGGGAACCGATGCTGTAAATATGTGGGTTAATGAGAAGGCCAACTACAATTACAACTCTAACAGGTGCGCAGCAGGTAAGGTTTGCGGGCATTATACTCAAGTGGTTTGGCGCAACTCTGTCCATCTTGGTTGTGCTAAGGTGAAGTGCAACAATGGCGGTACTTTCATTGTTTGCAACTATTCTCCTCGAGGCAATATCGTCGGTCAAAAACCTTACTAA